One region of Primulina tabacum isolate GXHZ01 chromosome 1, ASM2559414v2, whole genome shotgun sequence genomic DNA includes:
- the LOC142520234 gene encoding putative membrane-associated kinase regulator 6, with the protein MENSQSLTATESFSYSWLIDRKPSSVDEFLSNFTPRVIERLGEKEENFNFDVPVTAFPVSLVHADEIFSDGHIMPLFVDRSKPEVFKEALISTPPSPVSSSKSSAPFVVDKNQYYMLGRWRKSSKRIIQKCFGFVKPLFETIGCSRKSNRVDDLERKVNEIQSRGDSLETSPRPSSAYSVVEWDDLKQIGKKVDLYHALKRVKSLSSSPQPSPRLSPSNSSNLLSMCDVESSIHEAILYCKRSIEN; encoded by the exons ATGGAGAATTCTCAATCACTAACAGCGACTGAAAGTTTTTCATACAGTTGGTTGATAGACAGAAAGCCATCTTCTGTTGACGAGTTTCTCAGCAACTTTACGCCTCGAGTCATCGAAAGATTGGGAGAAAAAGAGGAGAATTTCAACTTTGATGTTCCTGTCACAGCGTTTCCTGTGTCCCTAGTTCATGCCGATGAGATTTTCTCAGATGGGCATATCATGCCTTTGTTTGTAGACAGATCAAAACCCGAAGTGTTTAAAGAGGCTTTGATATCCACCCCGCCATCACCTGTTTCGTCTTCAAAAAGTAGTGCTCCATTTGTTGTTGACAAGAACCAGTATTACATGCTGGGGAGATGGAGGAAATCATCTAAAAGGATCATACAAAAATGTTTTGGGTTTGTGAAGCCGTTGTTCGAAACGATAGGGTGCTCGAGAAAAAGCAATAGAGTGGATGATCTTGAACGAAAAGTGAATGAAATTCAAAGCCGGGGGGACTCACTCGAGACGTCACCTAGACCAAGCTCGGCTTATTCGGTTGTTGAATGGGATGATCTCAAGCAAATTGGCAAGAAAGTTGATCTTTACCATGCGCTTAAAAGGGTCAAGAGTTTGAGCAGTTCACCGCAACCTTCACCTCGTTTGAGTCCATCGAATTCTAGTAATCTTCTCAGTATGTGTGATGTTGAGAGCTCAATCCATGAAGCAATTCTATACTGTAAAAGATCAATAG AAAATTGA